From Tachypleus tridentatus isolate NWPU-2018 chromosome 8, ASM421037v1, whole genome shotgun sequence, a single genomic window includes:
- the LOC143224066 gene encoding NPC intracellular cholesterol transporter 1-like, translated as MYRIDCGSMTLLVIVLLITSIAPFKTTTEKPAINITAPIIAKDHFRLANGNEGHCVWYGTCGQNEYGKDLPCLYEGPPKPLTDNETIAALKKICPELVPDGQDEPRVCCNDDQIENLIVNMRTPEALGFGRCPSCISNFRKTFCQSTCSPKQNMFLKVISSEKNLKDGERVTGLQYFMSKR; from the exons atgtatcGAATTGATTGTGGATCCATGACTTTGTTGGTGATAGTGTTGCTAATAACAAGTATCGCcccttttaaaacaacaacagaaaaaccgGCCATCAACATAACAGCACCAATTATTGCCAAGGATCACTTTAGACTG gcTAATGGAAATGAGGGACACTGTGTTTGGTATGGAACATGTGGACAGAATGAGTATGGAAAGGATCTTCCATGTCTTTATGAGGGACCACCTAAACCATTGACTGACAACGAGACCATTGCTGCTCTAAAGAAAATATGTCCTGAATTAGTTCCAG ATGGACAAGATGAACCACGTGTCTGTTGTAATGATGACCAGATTGAGAATCTCATTGTGAACATGAGAACTCCTGAGGCTCTTGGCTTTGGCAGATGTCCTTCTTGCATAAGTAACTTCCGAAAAACTTTTTGTCAGTCCACCTGTTCACCGAAACAAAACATGTTCCTTAAAGTAATAAGCTCAGAGAAAAATCTAAAAGATGGGGAGAGAGTAACTGGTCTCCAATATTTCATGTCCAAGAGGTGA
- the LOC143223825 gene encoding NPC intracellular cholesterol transporter 1-like isoform X1 — MAGLYGIHSFCRWFFTFSDLFFNITEKLTVKLDNETFAPMNEPTLKCSESAYLGGYACSCRDCKDSCSVETLVFEVPEENKPWKIIGQDGMVVLMSIIFAVLALAIFVGYIYTCCSKEKKCLCGGGVVIVHTSRGLVHLNPHAVTATGVDLGSLEEVEPLRSKRSIGSSEHHSGDNCISTSSTVTSFSQQEDEVKTNSTSKNQILDDISCFEKLGAATEQILESLFSRWGMFVTNHPLSVIFLALIVSIVLGLGLVFSFKVTTDPVDLWVSRNSQARKDMEYFNKHFGPFYRVEQIIITPTNNESFVAKADKDGISNYTWGPVFRKEFLLEVLDLQRKVERLVISKNGKNISLSDICLAPLSPENKACVVQSVFAYFHSFFKRGETSLPDNYLSHILDCTSNGYQFHCLAPYGGPLIPPAVAFGGFENNTLHTASALVITFPVNNYNDPDLNKDALAWENLFVDFMMNFSSRNMSVAFKAERSIEDELERGSHSDIVTVAISYVIMFAYIAIALGEVKSCKSILVSFLSCYFIFFIIACSFRSIHPVCFQYFHLSRYSTLKYNVYLKIP; from the exons ATGGCTGGACTTTATGGGATCCACTCCTTCTGCAGGTGGTTTTTCACCTTTTCAgatcttttttttaacattacagAGAAGCTGACTGTTAAATTGGATAATGAGACCTTTGCTCCCATGAATGAGCCAACATTAAA ATGTTCTGAATCTGCCTATTTGGGTGGCTATGCTTGTTCCTGCCGAGACTGTAAAGATTCTTGTTCAGTAGAAACCTTAGTCTTTGAAGTTCCTGAGGAAAATAAACCTTGGAAAATCATTGGACAAGATGGAATGGTTGTTCTAATGAGCATAATATTTGCTGTTTTAGCATTAGCAATCTTTGTgggatatatatacacatgttgtAGTAAGgagaaaaaatgtttat gTGGTGGTGGGGTTGTGATTGTTCACACTTCCCGAGGACTTGTTCACCTGAATCCTCATGCTGTCACAGCTACAGGTGTGGATCTTGGCTCCCTTGAAGAAGTGGAACCTCTCCGTTCCAAACGGTCAA TTGGCTCATCAGAACATCATTCTGGTGATAATTGCATCTCAACATCATCAACAGTAACTAGTTTCAGCCAGCAGGAGGATGAAGTCAAAACCAACAGCACTTCCAAAAACCAAATCCTTGATGACATATCTTGTTTTGAAAAACTTGGAGCAGCCACAGAACAAATATTGGAATCTTTGTTTTCTAGATGGGGAATGTTTGTTACAAACCATCCACTGTCTGTCATATTTTTGGCTCTTATAGTGAGCATAGTGCTTGGTCTAGGATTAGTCTTCAGTTTTAAAGTTACCACTGATCCCGTTGATCTCTGGGTGTCACGTAATAGTCAGGCACGGAAAGACATGGAATATTTCAACAAACACTTTGG TCCTTTTTACCGTGTGGAACAAATCATCATAACACCTACAAACAATGAATCTTTTGTAGCAAAAGCAGACAAAGATGGCATTTCTAATTACACCTGGGGGCCAGTGTTTAGGAAAGAATTCCTCCTTGAA GTTCTAGACTTGCAGAGAAAAGTAGAAAGACTTGTGATTagtaaaaatggtaaaaacataTCTTTGTCAGACATCTGTCTTGCTCCCTTATCTCCAGAAAACAAAGCCTGTGTTGTACAGAGTGTATTTGCGTACTTTCACTCTTTCTTCAAACGTGGTGAAACATCCCTACCTGATAATTACCTGTCACATATACTAGATTGTACTAG TAATGGATACCAATTCCACTGTCTTGCACCATATGGTGGACCTCTGATACCTCCTGCAGTTGCTTTTGGTGGATTTGAAAATAACACACTACATACAGCATCAGCTCTTGTCATCACTTTCCCTGTGAACAACTATAATGATCCAGATCTGAATAAGGATGCATTAGCATGGGAAAACTT ATTTGTAGACTTTATGATGAACTTCAGCAGTCGAAACATGAGTGTAGCTTTTAAAGCAGAG CGATCCATTGAAGATGAATTAGAGAGGGGAAGTCACTCAGACATTGTAACTGTAGCCATCAGTTACGTCATCATGTTTGCTTACATTGCTATTGCTTTAGGAGAAGTAAAAAGCTGCAAGTCAATACTAGTTAGTTTTCtgtcttgttattttatattttttataatagctTGTTCTTTCAGAAGCATTCATCCTGTTTGCTTTCAATATTTTCACCTTAGTAGGTATTCCACATTAAAATATAACGTGTActtaaaaataccttaa
- the LOC143223825 gene encoding NPC intracellular cholesterol transporter 1-like isoform X2 — protein MAGLYGIHSFCRWFFTFSDLFFNITEKLTVKLDNETFAPMNEPTLKCSESAYLGGYACSCRDCKDSCSVETLVFEVPEENKPWKIIGQDGMVVLMSIIFAVLALAIFVGYIYTCCSKEKKCLFGSSEHHSGDNCISTSSTVTSFSQQEDEVKTNSTSKNQILDDISCFEKLGAATEQILESLFSRWGMFVTNHPLSVIFLALIVSIVLGLGLVFSFKVTTDPVDLWVSRNSQARKDMEYFNKHFGPFYRVEQIIITPTNNESFVAKADKDGISNYTWGPVFRKEFLLEVLDLQRKVERLVISKNGKNISLSDICLAPLSPENKACVVQSVFAYFHSFFKRGETSLPDNYLSHILDCTSNGYQFHCLAPYGGPLIPPAVAFGGFENNTLHTASALVITFPVNNYNDPDLNKDALAWENLFVDFMMNFSSRNMSVAFKAERSIEDELERGSHSDIVTVAISYVIMFAYIAIALGEVKSCKSILVSFLSCYFIFFIIACSFRSIHPVCFQYFHLSRYSTLKYNVYLKIP, from the exons ATGGCTGGACTTTATGGGATCCACTCCTTCTGCAGGTGGTTTTTCACCTTTTCAgatcttttttttaacattacagAGAAGCTGACTGTTAAATTGGATAATGAGACCTTTGCTCCCATGAATGAGCCAACATTAAA ATGTTCTGAATCTGCCTATTTGGGTGGCTATGCTTGTTCCTGCCGAGACTGTAAAGATTCTTGTTCAGTAGAAACCTTAGTCTTTGAAGTTCCTGAGGAAAATAAACCTTGGAAAATCATTGGACAAGATGGAATGGTTGTTCTAATGAGCATAATATTTGCTGTTTTAGCATTAGCAATCTTTGTgggatatatatacacatgttgtAGTAAGgagaaaaaatgtttat TTGGCTCATCAGAACATCATTCTGGTGATAATTGCATCTCAACATCATCAACAGTAACTAGTTTCAGCCAGCAGGAGGATGAAGTCAAAACCAACAGCACTTCCAAAAACCAAATCCTTGATGACATATCTTGTTTTGAAAAACTTGGAGCAGCCACAGAACAAATATTGGAATCTTTGTTTTCTAGATGGGGAATGTTTGTTACAAACCATCCACTGTCTGTCATATTTTTGGCTCTTATAGTGAGCATAGTGCTTGGTCTAGGATTAGTCTTCAGTTTTAAAGTTACCACTGATCCCGTTGATCTCTGGGTGTCACGTAATAGTCAGGCACGGAAAGACATGGAATATTTCAACAAACACTTTGG TCCTTTTTACCGTGTGGAACAAATCATCATAACACCTACAAACAATGAATCTTTTGTAGCAAAAGCAGACAAAGATGGCATTTCTAATTACACCTGGGGGCCAGTGTTTAGGAAAGAATTCCTCCTTGAA GTTCTAGACTTGCAGAGAAAAGTAGAAAGACTTGTGATTagtaaaaatggtaaaaacataTCTTTGTCAGACATCTGTCTTGCTCCCTTATCTCCAGAAAACAAAGCCTGTGTTGTACAGAGTGTATTTGCGTACTTTCACTCTTTCTTCAAACGTGGTGAAACATCCCTACCTGATAATTACCTGTCACATATACTAGATTGTACTAG TAATGGATACCAATTCCACTGTCTTGCACCATATGGTGGACCTCTGATACCTCCTGCAGTTGCTTTTGGTGGATTTGAAAATAACACACTACATACAGCATCAGCTCTTGTCATCACTTTCCCTGTGAACAACTATAATGATCCAGATCTGAATAAGGATGCATTAGCATGGGAAAACTT ATTTGTAGACTTTATGATGAACTTCAGCAGTCGAAACATGAGTGTAGCTTTTAAAGCAGAG CGATCCATTGAAGATGAATTAGAGAGGGGAAGTCACTCAGACATTGTAACTGTAGCCATCAGTTACGTCATCATGTTTGCTTACATTGCTATTGCTTTAGGAGAAGTAAAAAGCTGCAAGTCAATACTAGTTAGTTTTCtgtcttgttattttatattttttataatagctTGTTCTTTCAGAAGCATTCATCCTGTTTGCTTTCAATATTTTCACCTTAGTAGGTATTCCACATTAAAATATAACGTGTActtaaaaataccttaa